In a single window of the Tellurirhabdus bombi genome:
- the rnc gene encoding ribonuclease III: MILPIRNFLRFRADSEEKKFRKAIAHIIGARPSNARVYQLAFRHTSASKETAIKGFKESNERLEYLGDAVLGMVIAEFLFKKFPYKDEGFLTEIRSRIVNRETLNGISRKLGLDKLIEYDGSRGRIMPARTSMYGDALEALVGAIYLDKGFQFTRRFILKELLGHYDLDSLINNNLNYKSKLIEWAQREGKKIDFLIISEKGNNHFREFIAQVMVSGEEFATGSGYSKKKAEQSAAEKACELLEIKPTDS, translated from the coding sequence GTGATCTTACCCATTCGCAACTTTCTCCGCTTCCGTGCGGACAGCGAGGAAAAAAAATTCCGGAAGGCCATTGCTCACATCATCGGGGCAAGGCCCTCTAACGCTCGTGTCTACCAACTTGCGTTCCGGCATACCTCTGCCTCAAAAGAGACGGCGATCAAAGGCTTCAAGGAGTCTAACGAGCGCCTGGAATACCTCGGTGATGCCGTTCTGGGGATGGTAATCGCCGAATTTCTTTTTAAAAAATTCCCCTACAAAGACGAAGGTTTCCTAACAGAGATTCGTTCGCGCATTGTTAACCGCGAAACGCTTAACGGCATTTCCCGCAAACTGGGACTCGATAAACTCATTGAGTACGATGGAAGCCGGGGTCGGATTATGCCCGCCCGTACGTCGATGTATGGTGATGCACTTGAAGCCTTAGTCGGCGCTATTTACCTGGATAAAGGCTTCCAGTTTACCCGCCGCTTTATCCTAAAAGAACTCTTGGGGCACTATGACCTCGATTCGCTGATTAACAACAACCTCAATTATAAAAGCAAGCTCATCGAATGGGCCCAGCGGGAAGGAAAGAAAATTGATTTTCTGATTATTTCGGAGAAAGGAAATAATCATTTCCGTGAATTTATTGCTCAGGTAATGGTCAGCGGCGAAGAATTTGCTACCGGAAGCGGATACAGTAAGAAAAAAGCGGAGCAGTCTGCCGCCGAAAAAGCCTGTGAACTGCTGGAAATTAAACCAACTGATAGCTAA
- a CDS encoding Do family serine endopeptidase produces MKSNWKVLAFIALLSSAITLAAYNFLGFNKQDVILTESGPAPIGRLAALTGPNAAGDFTAAAESATPAVVHIKTIVTRTVRQQQMPDIFREFFGEDFGGSRGGAPQRQRGQASGSGVIISPDGYIVTNNHVVKDADEVEVILTDKRSFKAKVIGTDPLTDLAVIQINAKNLPSITLGDSDNLKLGEWVLAVGYPLDLESTVTAGIVSAKGRGIGILNQNVNREDPKGDSPIESFIQTDAAINPGNSGGALVNLRGELVGINTAIASQTGYYSGYGFAVPVSLVKKVSADLLKYGNVQRGYLGIYPRELDSRAAQELGAKVGRGIYVQDVVAGGAGAAAGLKKGDVIVKMEGQNVDSDAQMREIIGRRRPGDVLAVTVNRNGENRDLKVELRNRNNGRDVIRKEESATASTGSISSLGADFEELAAADAKRLGVSGGVRVKRITEGKLAETDIEEGFIITKANGRNVRTVKELQAALSTTKAGEGLMLIGMYPNSSRMYYYAVPV; encoded by the coding sequence ATGAAAAGTAACTGGAAAGTCCTAGCATTTATTGCTCTCTTATCGAGCGCGATCACGCTCGCAGCCTACAACTTCTTGGGCTTTAATAAACAAGATGTTATTCTGACTGAGTCGGGGCCAGCCCCTATTGGCCGGCTGGCGGCCCTAACGGGTCCCAATGCGGCGGGTGATTTTACCGCTGCCGCTGAATCAGCCACACCTGCGGTTGTTCACATTAAAACGATAGTAACCCGCACGGTACGCCAGCAACAGATGCCAGACATCTTCCGGGAGTTCTTCGGTGAAGATTTTGGCGGTTCTCGGGGCGGCGCACCACAACGTCAACGCGGACAGGCTTCGGGTTCAGGGGTTATCATTAGCCCAGATGGTTACATTGTAACCAACAACCACGTTGTTAAAGATGCGGACGAAGTAGAAGTAATTCTAACAGACAAACGCAGCTTCAAAGCGAAAGTGATTGGAACGGACCCTTTGACTGACCTTGCTGTTATTCAGATTAACGCTAAAAACCTGCCATCGATCACGCTTGGTGACTCCGATAACCTGAAATTAGGTGAATGGGTATTAGCCGTTGGTTATCCACTGGATTTGGAATCGACCGTGACTGCTGGTATTGTTAGTGCCAAAGGCCGCGGAATTGGTATTCTAAACCAAAATGTGAACCGGGAAGATCCAAAAGGTGATTCACCAATTGAATCGTTCATTCAAACGGATGCCGCGATTAACCCAGGTAACTCAGGTGGTGCGTTGGTAAACCTTCGTGGTGAACTGGTTGGTATTAATACAGCGATTGCTTCACAAACAGGGTATTATAGCGGCTATGGCTTTGCGGTTCCTGTTTCCCTAGTGAAAAAAGTATCGGCTGACTTACTGAAATATGGTAATGTACAACGGGGTTACTTAGGTATCTACCCACGTGAGTTAGATAGCCGCGCTGCTCAGGAATTGGGTGCGAAAGTAGGCCGTGGTATTTATGTTCAGGATGTGGTAGCTGGCGGTGCTGGCGCTGCTGCTGGTCTGAAAAAAGGCGATGTTATCGTGAAAATGGAAGGCCAGAACGTTGATTCAGATGCCCAGATGCGCGAAATCATCGGTCGTCGCCGTCCGGGTGATGTCTTGGCCGTCACGGTTAACCGGAACGGTGAGAATCGCGACCTGAAAGTTGAACTTCGTAACCGGAACAACGGTCGTGATGTCATTCGCAAAGAAGAGAGTGCAACTGCTTCGACAGGTAGCATCAGTTCTTTAGGTGCCGATTTCGAAGAGTTGGCAGCAGCTGATGCAAAACGCCTCGGCGTTAGCGGTGGTGTTCGTGTGAAACGCATCACAGAAGGCAAGTTAGCCGAAACGGATATCGAAGAAGGTTTCATCATCACGAAAGCAAACGGCCGCAACGTCCGGACAGTGAAAGAACTGCAAGCAGCTTTATCTACTACCAAAGCAGGTGAAGGTCTGATGTTGATTGGTATGTATCCGAATAGCTCGCGTATGTACTACTACGCTGTTCCAGTGTAA
- the gmd gene encoding GDP-mannose 4,6-dehydratase, whose translation MKKALITGTTGQDGAYLTELLLSKGYEVHGIKRRSSLFNTQRIDHLYEDPHEKNIRFKLHYGDLSDSTNIIRIIQEVQPDEIYNLGAMSHVRVSFEEPEYTAQVDGIGTLRILEAVRLLGLTEKTRIYQASTSELYGGVQGHAQSESTPFYPRSPYAVAKLYGYWITVNYREAYNMYAVNGILFNHESPLRGETFVTRKITRAVARIALGLQDKIYLGNMDAQRDWGHAKDYVEAMWLILQQEKPEDYVIATGITTRIRDFVRMAFAEIGVELEFRGTDADEKGYIVSASNPAYALAVGKEVVCIDERYYRPTEVDLLHGDPTKAMTQLGWKPKYDLKGLVQEMVAADIELFRRDQLLERSGHRVMNYYE comes from the coding sequence ATGAAAAAAGCGCTGATCACCGGGACAACCGGGCAGGATGGAGCTTACCTAACCGAGCTGCTCTTATCGAAAGGCTACGAGGTTCACGGGATTAAACGCCGGAGTTCTTTATTTAATACGCAACGGATTGACCACCTCTACGAAGATCCGCACGAAAAAAACATTCGGTTTAAGTTACACTACGGTGACTTGTCGGATTCAACCAACATCATCCGGATTATCCAGGAAGTACAGCCTGACGAAATTTACAACCTCGGTGCTATGTCGCACGTGCGGGTAAGTTTTGAAGAACCAGAATACACGGCTCAAGTTGATGGTATCGGAACGCTGCGGATTCTGGAAGCCGTTCGACTGCTTGGTTTAACCGAAAAAACCCGGATTTATCAGGCGTCAACATCTGAGCTATACGGTGGAGTACAGGGCCATGCTCAGTCGGAGTCAACGCCGTTTTATCCTCGTTCTCCTTATGCCGTCGCCAAACTGTATGGCTACTGGATTACGGTGAACTACCGTGAAGCGTATAATATGTATGCCGTTAACGGGATTTTGTTCAACCACGAATCGCCGCTGCGGGGTGAAACCTTCGTAACCCGGAAAATTACGCGGGCGGTAGCTCGGATTGCTCTTGGTTTACAGGACAAAATTTACTTGGGTAATATGGACGCCCAGCGCGACTGGGGCCACGCCAAAGATTATGTGGAAGCGATGTGGCTGATCCTTCAGCAGGAAAAACCCGAAGACTACGTTATCGCGACGGGTATCACTACGCGTATTCGTGATTTTGTTCGGATGGCTTTTGCTGAAATTGGCGTTGAGCTGGAATTCCGGGGAACCGATGCCGACGAAAAAGGCTACATCGTAAGTGCTTCTAATCCGGCTTACGCATTGGCGGTTGGTAAGGAAGTGGTTTGCATCGATGAGCGGTATTATCGCCCGACCGAAGTAGATCTGCTGCATGGTGATCCAACAAAAGCCATGACCCAATTAGGCTGGAAACCGAAGTATGACCTTAAAGGTCTGGTTCAGGAAATGGTTGCTGCCGATATCGAGCTTTTCCGCCGCGATCAATTGCTGGAGCGGAGCGGCCACCGCGTCATGAATTATTACGAATAA
- a CDS encoding SPOR domain-containing protein: protein MKKHSSIFWIVNLLLAVGFLAGLTSCASSKKTTASKGTPAVKPYEEDLSVVRPKYGTPPPTRPATAPATRPSTAPEPKRQLPSVQPLHINRRLDALLDTIARQNRAIRYAPGYRIQVYVGDARQKADQAKVYTYQNHPELNPYLSYRQPTYRLKVGDFMRRMDAERYLEILKQQFSSAILLPDRVDIRKSLSIK, encoded by the coding sequence ATGAAAAAGCATTCTAGTATTTTTTGGATTGTTAACCTATTACTGGCTGTAGGTTTCTTGGCTGGGTTGACTTCTTGCGCCTCCTCGAAAAAGACGACTGCCTCGAAGGGAACTCCTGCCGTAAAACCGTACGAAGAAGACCTGTCTGTTGTTAGACCTAAATACGGCACGCCGCCACCAACTCGTCCGGCTACAGCCCCTGCCACACGGCCAAGCACGGCTCCGGAGCCCAAGCGGCAGTTGCCCTCGGTACAGCCCCTGCACATCAACCGGCGGCTCGATGCACTCTTAGACACGATTGCCCGGCAAAATCGCGCCATTCGGTACGCACCCGGCTACCGGATTCAGGTGTATGTTGGTGATGCCCGGCAGAAAGCGGACCAGGCTAAGGTATACACGTACCAGAATCATCCCGAATTGAACCCGTATCTGAGTTATCGCCAGCCTACGTATCGGTTAAAAGTCGGTGATTTTATGCGGCGGATGGATGCCGAGCGGTATCTGGAAATATTGAAACAGCAGTTTAGCAGCGCGATTTTATTGCCCGACCGCGTGGATATTCGCAAGAGCCTATCCATAAAATAG
- the murB gene encoding UDP-N-acetylmuramate dehydrogenase — translation MLDIQSNISLKSYNTFGIDAKARYWVEVESQDDLKTLFQLTEFLTIPKLILGGGSNILLTRDFDGLVVKNNIKGIEVVREDSQHVYVRAGAGENWHNFVLYCVAHHYAGIENLSLIPGTVGAAPMQNIGAYGVEIEQVFEQLEAVHLKTGEIHTFLHSDCRFGYRESIFKHEAKGEYIITSVTFQLNKTPTFHTSYGAIQETLTEMGIADDQLSIKAISDAVIRIRRSKLPDPAEIGNAGSFFKNPEIPKEQFDRLKALYPAMPGYPIGETAVKVPAGWLIEQAGWKGKRVGNTGVHTKQALVLVNHGGTTGEEVKALAAKIQASVADQFGIHLNPEVNFVG, via the coding sequence ATGCTAGATATACAAAGTAATATTTCTCTCAAATCATACAATACATTCGGCATTGACGCCAAAGCTCGCTACTGGGTTGAGGTTGAGAGTCAGGATGATCTGAAAACACTTTTTCAACTGACTGAATTTTTAACCATTCCCAAACTTATTCTGGGTGGTGGCAGCAACATTCTGCTTACCCGGGATTTTGACGGGCTGGTGGTTAAAAATAACATCAAGGGCATCGAAGTTGTTCGAGAAGACAGTCAACACGTTTATGTTCGTGCGGGAGCCGGGGAAAACTGGCATAATTTCGTGCTTTACTGCGTGGCGCATCACTACGCCGGCATCGAAAATCTTTCCCTCATTCCAGGAACGGTGGGAGCAGCTCCCATGCAGAATATCGGCGCTTACGGCGTTGAAATTGAACAGGTTTTTGAACAGCTAGAAGCGGTTCATCTGAAAACGGGCGAAATTCATACCTTTCTGCACAGCGACTGCCGTTTTGGCTACCGCGAAAGCATCTTTAAACACGAAGCGAAAGGCGAATACATCATTACAAGCGTTACGTTTCAGTTGAACAAAACGCCTACCTTTCATACATCCTACGGAGCCATTCAGGAGACCTTAACGGAGATGGGCATTGCAGACGATCAGCTCAGCATTAAAGCCATTAGCGACGCTGTTATTCGCATTCGGCGCAGTAAACTTCCAGACCCGGCTGAGATTGGCAACGCGGGTAGTTTTTTCAAAAATCCAGAAATTCCTAAAGAACAGTTTGATCGCTTGAAAGCGCTTTATCCAGCCATGCCCGGCTATCCAATTGGCGAAACAGCCGTAAAAGTACCCGCAGGCTGGCTAATTGAACAAGCGGGTTGGAAAGGCAAACGCGTGGGGAATACGGGCGTCCATACAAAACAAGCCCTTGTGCTGGTCAATCACGGCGGAACTACGGGTGAAGAGGTAAAAGCGCTGGCCGCTAAAATCCAGGCTTCCGTAGCCGACCAATTTGGCATTCATCTGAACCCGGAAGTTAATTTTGTCGGGTAA
- a CDS encoding ROK family protein, with the protein MEPVQYLGIDVGGTNVKMGIVNSKTGKISNFYSHDTADWRKSGNFVERFADAIALQLYAHKEVERVGIGLPGMINRTRTTPLEITAIPELDGVPLVDILKKRFSGVDFFLENDANAAALGEFYFAEEKINENYIFITLGTGVGGAAIINRKVFVGGDGNAMEPGHIPSRNGRVLERNIGKKELLDLAIERREAYRGETQLPEGDKISTTGLVAAAAEGDDLALEIWTEVGEMLGDGLVALIRILDIKLVLIGGGLSASYDYILPAVEKQLNYWLTPYYLKDIELKRATLGNDAGLLGAASLCFD; encoded by the coding sequence ATGGAGCCTGTTCAGTATCTGGGTATTGACGTTGGTGGTACCAACGTCAAAATGGGAATTGTTAATTCAAAAACTGGTAAGATTTCAAACTTCTACAGCCACGACACGGCTGACTGGCGCAAGTCAGGAAATTTTGTGGAGCGTTTTGCGGATGCCATCGCCTTGCAGTTATATGCGCACAAAGAAGTAGAAAGAGTGGGAATCGGTTTGCCGGGAATGATTAACCGAACCCGTACTACCCCGTTGGAAATTACGGCAATTCCTGAGCTGGATGGTGTTCCGCTGGTAGACATTCTGAAAAAGCGCTTTTCGGGCGTTGATTTTTTCCTGGAAAATGATGCTAACGCGGCGGCTTTGGGCGAATTTTATTTCGCGGAAGAGAAAATAAATGAAAATTACATTTTCATTACCCTCGGAACGGGTGTGGGTGGTGCTGCCATCATCAACCGGAAAGTGTTTGTTGGAGGGGATGGAAATGCCATGGAGCCTGGCCATATTCCGTCGCGCAACGGTCGCGTGCTGGAACGCAATATTGGAAAAAAAGAACTGCTCGATCTAGCGATAGAACGCCGGGAAGCCTACCGGGGGGAGACCCAACTGCCCGAAGGCGATAAAATCTCGACGACAGGACTGGTTGCTGCCGCCGCTGAAGGCGACGATTTAGCGCTGGAAATCTGGACGGAAGTAGGCGAGATGCTTGGCGATGGTCTGGTTGCCCTGATTCGTATTCTGGATATCAAGCTGGTGCTGATCGGTGGAGGCTTATCTGCTTCTTATGATTACATTCTTCCCGCCGTAGAAAAGCAACTAAATTACTGGCTGACACCGTATTATCTGAAAGACATCGAGCTAAAACGCGCTACGCTCGGCAACGACGCCGGCTTGCTAGGCGCTGCTTCACTGTGTTTTGACTAA
- a CDS encoding SDR family oxidoreductase: MNRLIVVTGGTKGIGRAIVEAFMKKGYDAVVCARSESDLHRLQQEMTVLLADSAENSEALPQLFTKAVDVAKRAELDDFIRFIQALDRPVDVLVNNAGVFLPGQIHNEAEGVFETQMETNVHSVYHLTRGLLGGMMEQRRGHIFMLGSTASIIAYPNGGSYCISKFALMGMTKVLREEMKPHGVKVTILLPGATYTDSWAASDLPESRFMKPQDIAEVVWTASHLSAGAVVEEILLRPQLGDI, encoded by the coding sequence ATGAATCGATTAATCGTAGTAACGGGCGGAACAAAAGGCATTGGCCGGGCCATTGTCGAGGCCTTTATGAAGAAAGGATACGACGCTGTTGTCTGTGCCAGAAGCGAAAGCGATCTGCATCGTTTGCAGCAGGAAATGACAGTCTTGCTGGCCGATTCGGCGGAGAATAGCGAAGCTTTACCACAACTCTTTACCAAAGCGGTTGATGTTGCAAAACGGGCGGAGCTGGACGATTTTATCCGTTTCATTCAGGCGCTGGACCGGCCCGTTGATGTTTTGGTAAACAACGCGGGTGTCTTCCTGCCTGGTCAGATTCATAACGAAGCCGAGGGCGTGTTCGAGACCCAGATGGAAACCAACGTGCATAGCGTTTACCACCTCACGCGTGGTCTGCTTGGCGGCATGATGGAGCAGCGGCGGGGACATATTTTTATGCTGGGCTCGACGGCCAGCATCATCGCTTATCCAAACGGCGGCTCATACTGCATTTCCAAGTTTGCGTTGATGGGGATGACGAAGGTTTTGCGGGAAGAAATGAAACCGCATGGCGTGAAAGTAACGATTTTGCTACCGGGGGCCACTTATACGGATAGCTGGGCGGCCTCTGATTTGCCCGAAAGCCGGTTCATGAAGCCGCAGGACATTGCCGAAGTAGTTTGGACGGCAAGCCATTTATCCGCCGGCGCAGTTGTGGAAGAAATCCTGCTTCGGCCTCAATTAGGCGATATTTAG
- a CDS encoding MlaE family ABC transporter permease has product MQSLGRYFIFLGTLFRNREKFGVYVKLTLDECIQIGIDSVFIVSIVATFIGAVSCVQTAYQLVSPLIPPSIIGLIVRDTTILEFAPTITSIVLSGKVGSNIAGGIGTMRITEQIDALEVMGINSTSYLVLPKVVASIVMFPMLVILAGFLAILGGYLAGTLGGIITPDDYIAGLRSDFQAFNITFALIKAVVFAFLISTISSFKGYNTSGGALEVGQASTAAVTNSCIAVLAADFVLAQLLL; this is encoded by the coding sequence ATGCAAAGCCTTGGTCGTTACTTTATTTTTCTAGGTACTTTATTCCGTAATCGAGAAAAGTTTGGCGTTTATGTCAAATTAACTCTCGATGAATGCATTCAAATTGGGATTGACTCGGTCTTTATTGTCTCCATTGTTGCTACGTTTATTGGGGCGGTAAGCTGCGTACAAACGGCTTATCAGTTAGTAAGCCCCCTCATTCCTCCTTCCATTATTGGTTTGATTGTTCGTGATACAACGATCCTTGAGTTTGCCCCGACAATTACCAGTATTGTTTTGTCGGGTAAGGTGGGTTCGAACATTGCCGGTGGCATCGGAACCATGCGGATCACGGAGCAGATTGACGCGCTGGAAGTGATGGGGATTAATTCAACATCGTATCTGGTTTTACCGAAAGTCGTAGCCTCTATTGTCATGTTTCCCATGCTGGTAATTCTGGCTGGCTTTCTGGCCATTTTGGGGGGATATCTGGCCGGAACCCTCGGTGGCATCATTACCCCTGATGATTACATTGCTGGCCTTCGCTCGGACTTCCAGGCATTCAACATCACGTTCGCGCTGATCAAAGCCGTTGTGTTCGCTTTCCTGATCTCGACCATTTCGTCGTTCAAAGGATACAATACGTCAGGCGGTGCGTTGGAGGTCGGACAGGCATCTACCGCCGCTGTAACCAATAGTTGTATCGCTGTATTAGCGGCGGACTTTGTGTTGGCTCAATTGTTATTATAA
- a CDS encoding ABC transporter ATP-binding protein produces MIEIKDIHKTFGDRTVLDGVSAKFEPGQTSLIIGGSGTGKSVLLKCMIGLVIPEEGEVLYDGRSFLRGDPNTQKDIRREMGVLFQGSALFDSKTVLENVRFPLDMLTDMPASEKKERAEFCLERVELSHASDRMPSEISGGMKKRVGIARAIVMNPKYLFCDEPNSGLDPLTAVTIDDLIKEITDEFKITTIVITHDMNSMIGIGEKIIFLYKGKKLWEGDSATLTKSDIPELNELIYANKLLRDQKA; encoded by the coding sequence ATGATTGAGATAAAAGATATTCATAAAACCTTCGGCGACCGGACCGTACTGGATGGCGTGAGCGCCAAGTTTGAGCCGGGGCAAACCAGTTTAATAATTGGAGGTAGTGGTACCGGTAAAAGTGTGCTGCTCAAGTGCATGATCGGCCTGGTTATCCCGGAAGAGGGCGAGGTGCTTTACGACGGGCGTAGTTTTTTGAGAGGCGACCCAAACACACAGAAAGATATTCGGCGCGAAATGGGCGTACTTTTTCAGGGATCGGCCTTATTTGATTCAAAAACAGTGCTAGAAAACGTTCGCTTTCCGCTGGATATGCTGACGGATATGCCCGCGTCCGAGAAAAAAGAACGCGCTGAATTTTGCCTGGAACGTGTCGAACTATCGCACGCCAGCGACCGGATGCCCTCGGAAATCAGCGGGGGAATGAAGAAGCGCGTCGGTATTGCCCGGGCGATTGTGATGAATCCGAAGTACCTTTTCTGCGACGAACCCAATTCTGGCCTTGACCCATTGACGGCGGTTACCATTGACGATTTGATCAAAGAAATCACCGATGAGTTCAAAATAACGACCATCGTCATTACGCACGATATGAACTCCATGATCGGGATTGGAGAGAAAATTATATTTCTCTACAAAGGCAAAAAACTGTGGGAAGGCGATAGCGCTACGCTCACAAAATCAGACATTCCAGAGCTGAACGAACTGATCTACGCCAACAAGTTATTACGCGACCAAAAAGCCTAA
- a CDS encoding TlpA disulfide reductase family protein — MKKLLSVGLVLVPTLLWAQSGNYTIKGKLGTVNAPAKAYLRYMDGTTTKIDSASIQNGQFEFKGTVDGSARAMLLVDKRGTGMSNTRPVPAMSLYLEPGAIVINSPDSLLHAVVSGTKLNADNEKLKMALKSSSERMDKLMQEYQTATPAQRQASGFDASIEKRYEEISAEQKKLRGDFIKNNPKSLVSLDALKAYGGSVPEYSEVNPLFEGLSSEIKESKAGKTYGAALATLQKTAIGAVAPDFTQADTAGRNVSLHDFKGKYVLVDFWASWCGPCRKENPNVVKNFHQFKGQNFTVLGVSLDRPNAKEAWMNAIHKDGLTWTQVSDLKFWQNDVAKLYGVQAIPQNFLVGPDGKIIAKNIRGEDLGKKLAELLPVRP; from the coding sequence ATGAAAAAGCTCCTTTCTGTCGGGCTGGTCCTGGTGCCCACGCTGCTCTGGGCACAAAGTGGTAATTATACCATTAAAGGAAAATTAGGCACGGTAAATGCCCCCGCCAAAGCGTATCTGCGCTATATGGATGGAACGACAACCAAGATAGATTCTGCGTCGATTCAGAATGGGCAGTTTGAATTCAAAGGGACGGTAGATGGATCGGCGAGAGCCATGCTGCTGGTTGATAAACGCGGCACGGGGATGAGCAACACCCGGCCTGTACCCGCCATGAGTCTGTACTTAGAGCCGGGGGCCATTGTCATCAACAGTCCCGACTCGCTTCTGCATGCCGTTGTGAGTGGTACTAAGCTAAATGCCGACAACGAAAAGCTCAAAATGGCCCTGAAATCATCCTCTGAACGCATGGATAAGCTCATGCAGGAGTACCAGACTGCGACACCGGCCCAGCGGCAAGCCAGCGGATTTGACGCCTCTATTGAGAAACGCTACGAAGAAATTAGTGCAGAGCAGAAAAAACTCAGAGGTGATTTTATCAAAAATAATCCCAAGAGCCTGGTGAGTCTAGATGCCTTAAAAGCGTATGGTGGCTCAGTTCCCGAATATTCAGAAGTGAATCCACTTTTTGAGGGATTATCCAGCGAAATCAAAGAAAGTAAAGCCGGAAAAACATACGGCGCTGCATTAGCTACCTTGCAGAAAACAGCCATCGGGGCGGTTGCTCCTGATTTTACGCAGGCAGATACCGCCGGACGAAATGTATCGTTGCACGATTTTAAAGGAAAATACGTGTTGGTTGATTTCTGGGCAAGCTGGTGCGGACCGTGCCGCAAGGAAAACCCCAATGTAGTTAAGAATTTCCACCAGTTTAAAGGGCAGAACTTCACCGTGCTTGGTGTGTCTCTAGACCGTCCCAACGCAAAAGAAGCCTGGATGAACGCCATTCATAAAGATGGTTTGACCTGGACACAGGTTTCAGACCTGAAATTCTGGCAGAACGACGTGGCGAAGCTGTACGGTGTGCAGGCAATCCCGCAGAACTTTTTGGTTGGCCCCGACGGAAAAATCATCGCTAAAAATATTCGGGGGGAAGATTTAGGCAAGAAACTAGCCGAGTTGCTTCCGGTTCGTCCTTAG